In the Gammaproteobacteria bacterium genome, one interval contains:
- a CDS encoding GGDEF domain-containing protein, whose translation MNEHPTRAGVWNQRTGGALPTLRPRLTPHEVMLQLHTTLDVEEIIARFVELIQTEFPVSGHVYMNETPAISCRGGHTNRHSLAYTLTMEGHALGELRLFHSRSMAEADVRQLEERISLLFYPLRNAIQYRLAVESAFKDPLTGLRNRFDMAVEIEREINLCHRHEQHMCLLIIDIDHFKRLNDTHGHLNGDRVIICVAHALRETLRETDLIFRYGGEEFTIVLSNTAAADALQIAERIRTTIAGLNCKIEGNVDVSPRVSIGLTQLQPDDGAGSLFQRADTALYNAKSAGRNCCRLG comes from the coding sequence ACGCGCGGGCGTGTGGAACCAGCGGACCGGCGGCGCCCTTCCCACCCTGCGCCCCAGGCTTACACCGCATGAGGTCATGCTGCAGCTGCATACGACCCTGGATGTGGAAGAAATCATCGCGCGTTTCGTCGAGCTGATTCAGACCGAGTTCCCCGTCAGCGGCCATGTGTACATGAACGAGACGCCGGCAATCAGTTGCCGCGGCGGACACACCAACCGGCACTCGCTTGCCTATACCCTGACCATGGAAGGCCATGCCCTCGGCGAACTCCGGCTGTTTCATTCACGGAGCATGGCCGAAGCCGACGTCCGGCAACTCGAGGAGAGGATATCCCTGCTGTTCTACCCGCTGCGCAACGCCATACAGTATCGACTGGCCGTGGAATCAGCCTTCAAGGATCCGCTGACCGGTCTGCGCAACCGTTTCGACATGGCGGTGGAGATCGAGCGGGAGATCAACCTGTGCCATCGGCATGAACAGCACATGTGCCTGCTCATTATCGACATCGATCATTTCAAGCGGCTCAACGATACCCACGGGCATCTCAACGGCGACCGCGTCATCATATGCGTCGCCCACGCACTGCGCGAGACGCTGCGCGAGACGGATCTGATCTTCCGCTATGGCGGGGAGGAATTCACCATCGTGCTGAGCAACACGGCGGCGGCGGACGCACTGCAGATCGCCGAACGCATCCGTACGACGATCGCGGGACTGAACTGCAAAATCGAGGGGAACGTCGACGTCTCCCCCAGGGTCAGCATCGGCCTCACCCAGCTCCAGCCCGACGACGGAGCCGGCAGCCTGTTCCAACGTGCCGATACCGCCTTATATAATGCCAAGTCGGCCGGCAGGAACTGCTGCCGACTGGGTTGA